The following coding sequences lie in one Zingiber officinale cultivar Zhangliang chromosome 2B, Zo_v1.1, whole genome shotgun sequence genomic window:
- the LOC122046122 gene encoding probable membrane-associated kinase regulator 1: METLEAAAAAPAMSSFPSPSSSSSSEFEFTVSASPSASRCSCPADELFYKGQLLPLHPSPRVYMVRALLLSSASTSSSSSSTATSRNSTASSSSAFSAADLLLFPDSCNSSSRPSSVAENDLGRLPASSAKRPTTGGGTKYLSSLATRFSSAFLHRGGSKKLDSVDVSPAAPLMPVSKRAMEVIKKYVKKVKPIYEMLPAMQQRNKKTTAFSFSDRLFPGKKNTPAAGDNAAAFPQSSFSGNLLDHHPPARKKRWAASCPSSMRSSPSHSGLLYSGAAPTALSLPSSSAEELQSAIQGAIAHCKSSLMRSTNHDEIAARS, from the coding sequence ATGGAGACTTTGGAGGCCGCCGCCGCTGCGCCGGCGATGTCGTCTTTCCCGTCTCCGTCGTCATCCTCCTCCTCCGAATTCGAGTTCACCGTGTCGGCCTCCCCATCGGCCTCGAGGTGCTCCTGCCCGGCCGACGAGCTCTTCTACAAGGGGCAGCTCCTCCCCCTCCACCCCTCCCCCCGCGTCTACATGGTCCGTGCCCTCCTCCTCAGCTCcgcctccacctcctcctcctcctcctccaccgccACCTCCCGCAACTCCACCGCCAGCTCCTCCTCCGCCTTCTCCGCTGCCGACCTCCTCCTTTTCCCCGACAGCTGCAACTCCTCCTCCCGCCCCAGCTCCGTCGCCGAGAACGACCTCGGCCGTCTCCCCGCCTCCTCCGCCAAGCGCCCGACCACCGGCGGCGGCACCAAGTACCTCTCCTCCCTCGCCACCCGCTTCTCCTCCGCCTTCCTACACCGCGGCGGAAGCAAAAAGCTCGACTCCGTCGACGTGTCCCCAGCGGCGCCGCTGATGCCGGTGTCTAAGCGCGCGATGGAGGTGATCAAAAAGTACGTGAAAAAAGTGAAGCCGATCTACGAGATGCTCCCCGCCATGCAACAGAGGAACAAGAAGACCACGGCCTTCTCCTTCTCCGACCGGCTTTTCCCAGGCAAGAAGAATACTCCTGCGGCCGGCGACAATGCGGCGGCCTTCCCGCAGTCGTCCTTCTCCGGGAACCTCCTCGACCACCACCCGCCGGCGAGGAAGAAACGGTGGGCGGCGAGCTGCCCTTCCTCCATGCGATCTTCCCCGAGCCATTCCGGCCTGCTCTACTCCGGCGCCGCACCGACGGCGCTTTCTCTTCCTTCATCCTCCGCGGAGGAGCTGCAGAGCGCGATACAAGGCGCCATTGCGCACTGCAAGAGCTCACTGATGAGATCGACTAACCACGACGAGATCGCCGCCAGA